AAGAAGCTGATGATCGCCTACCGCAGCCAGTACGAGCCGATGGACCGCGCGCTGGCCAAGATGGTGCGCGAGAAGAAACTGGGCGCGCTCAAGGAATTCAGCTCGGTCAATTCGCAGGACATGGGCGACCCGCAGCACTGGCGCCTGAACGCAAGCTGCCGGCGGCGGGGCGCTGCCGGACGTCGGCCTGTACTGCCTGAACGCCGCGCGCTTCCTCAGCGGCGAGGAACCGAGCGAAGTCATCGGTAATACCTGGTCGACCCCGGGCGATCCGCGTTTCCGCGAAGTCGAGGAATCGTGCCAGTTCATCCTCGCCTCCGCGCTCATCCACCGCACCGCCGCGCCTCCTCCCACCCCTCGCCCGCCCCCACCGCGCCTCGCAGCACCACCGCTCTCTCACGCCGCCCCAGCCAGCCGCCCCGCCGCCGCCGCCAGCTTGCGTTTCAGGCGCCAGTGCTGCGGGTCGCCCATGTCCTGCGAATTGACCGAGCTGAATTCCTTGAGCGCGCCAGTTTCTTCTCGCGCACCATCTTGGCCAGCGCGCGGTCCATCGGCTCGTACTGGCTGCGGTAGGCGATCATCAGCTTCTTGCCGCCTTCTTGCAGGCGTCGATCATCTGCTGGCACTCGGCCACGCTGTTGGCCATCGGCTTTTCGCACAGCACGTGCTTGCCGGCGCGCGCGGCGCGGGTCGTGTACTCGGCGTGCATGCCGTTGGGCAGCGCGATGTAGACCGCCTGCACATCGGGAATCTGCGCCAGCTTTTCGAAGTCGCGGTAATCCAGCACGTTGGCTTCTGGAATGTTGTACTGGTGCGCGATCTTGAGGCCCTTGGCGCGGTCGCCGGTGACCAGCGCGACCGGCTTGGCGTGCTTGCTCTGGGCGAAGGCCGGCAGCATCTCGTTGACGGAGATGCGGCCCAGGCCGACGATGGCGACACCGACGCGCTCGTTCCACGGGTCGGCCGGCGGTTCGGTCTGCTCGGGTTTCTCGCTCTTGTCGTAGATCGGCGGGAACGTTACCTTGTCCTGGTCGTTCGCGGCCGCGACGGCGGGCGCGGACAGGGCCAGGGTTCCCATGTAACGCAGGAAATCCCGGCGCGGCGGCTGGCTATGCTTCATTCTGCTTCCTTTGTTTTCGATGGAAGCTCATGTTTGCACGCGCCGTGGAACGGCAGCGCCAGCTTGCCTGTGGAAAATTCGAGCCCGGCTCAAGCGGCGCGCGGAATCGCCGCCAGCAGCGCCTGCGTGTAGGGATGGCGGGGGTTGCGGTACAGCTCGTCCGAATCCGCCATCTCGACCACGCTGCCGTGGTGCATCACCATCACCCGGTCCGAGATGTACTTCACCACCGACAGGTCGTGCGAGATGAAGATGTAGCTCATCTTGTACTCGTCCTGCAGGTCCTGCAGCAGGTTCAGCACCTGGGCCTGCACCGAGACGTCCAGCGCCGACACCGATTCGTCGCACACCAGGATCTCCGGTTTCATGGTCAGGCAGCGCGCGATCGCGATGCGCTGGCGCTGGCCGCCGGAAAACTCGTGCGGGTAGCGTCCGATGGCCTGGGCCGGCAGGCCGACGCGCTGCAACAGATACTGTGCATGCTCGATGCGCCCGGCGTCGCTGGCGCCGATCCGGTGGATGCGCATCGGCTCGAGCAGGATCTGGCCGACCGTGAAGCGCGGATTGAGCGAGGCGTACGGATTCTGGAACACGATCTGGATGCGCCGTTTGTACGGCTGGACTCGCGCTCGCTCATGGCGAACAGGTCGCGTCCGTCGAACAGCGCGCTGCCGCCGCTGGCGCGGTGCAGGCGCAGCAGGCTCAGGCCGACCGTGGTCTTGCCCGAGCCGGATTCGCCGACCACGCCCAGCGTCTTGCCGCGCGCGAGCGTGAACGAAACGTCCTTCACCGCCTGGAACTCGCGCTTGCCGAACCAGCCTTCGCGCAGCCAGAAGCTTTTCGACAGTCCCTTCACGACCAGCACGTTGTCATCGCCGGGCGCGTATCCCCGCACGCGCTGCGTCTGCGCGTCCGCGCGCGCCTGGGCCGGGCCGCCTTGGCCGAGGAAGTCGGCGATGGTGGGCAGGCGCAGCGGCCGCGCGTCCAGGGTCGGGCGGCAGGCCAGCAGCGCGCGCGTGTAGGGGTCCTCGGGCGCGTGCAGCACCTGGCTTGCCGAGCCCTCTTCGCGCACTTCGCCGTGGCGCATCACGATCACGCGGTCGGCGATCTCGCCGACCAGGCCGAGGTCGTGGGTGATGAACAGCACCGCCATGCGCCGGCGCTGCTGCAGCTTCGCGATCAGCTCGACGATCTGCTTCTGGATCGTGACGTCGAGCGCGGTGGTGGGCTCGTCGGCGATCAGGAGCTTGGGCTCGCAGGCGATCGCCATCGCGATCATCACGCGCTGCTGCTGGCCGCCCGACATCTGGCTCGGGTAGGCGTCGATCTTGCGGCCGGGTCGGGGATGCCGACTTCCTCGAGCAGCGCCAGCGTGCGCGCGCGCGCCTCGCGCTTGCCCATGCCCATGTGCAGGCGCAGGACTTCGCCGATCTGGAAACCGACCGTGAACACCGGGTTCAGCGAGGACATCGGTTCCTGGAAGATCATCGAGACGTCCTTGCCGCAGATGTTCCGGCGCTCTTTTTGGGACAACGCAAGCAGCTCGCGCCTTCGAAGCGGATCGAGGAACCCGGCTCGATGATCGTGGTCTCAGCAGGGAGCAGGCCCATCACGGCCAGCGAGCTGACCGACTTGCCGCTGCCCGATTCGCCACCAGCGCCACCGTGCTGTCCGCCGGGACGCGGAGGAGATACCCTTGACCGCTTCGACCTTGTTTTTCTTGTCGGTCCTGAACGAGATGCGCAGGTCGCGCACCTCTAGCAAATTCGTCTCGTGGATCGTCGATTGGCTCATGCGGCTTTCACTTCAACTTGGGATCGAGCGCATCGGCGCAGTGCATCGGCAAAACAAGGAAAAGGCCGTCACCAGCAGCGCCATCGCAGTGGCGGCGGCGTCAATTGCCACCACTTGCCGAGGATGAGTTCGTTCTGCGCCTCGTTGAGCATGCTGCCCCACGAGACGGTCCCGACCGGCACGCCAAAGCCGAGGAACGACAGGATCACCTCGGCCTTGATGAAGCCGACCACCAGGATCGACATCTGCACCAGCGCCACGTGCGAGACGTTGGGCAGGATATGGCTGAACATCTTGCGCCAGTCCGAGGCGCCGATGGCGTCGGCGGCCATCACGTATTCGCGCGCCTTGTGCTTGATGTACTCGGCGCGGATCAGGCGGTACGGTCCGGTCCAGCCGGTCAGGCCCAGGATCAGGACGATGCTCGCCACGCCCGGGTCTGCAGCACCGCCGCCACCGCCAGGATCATCAGGATCGACGGGATCGACGTGAACACGCTGTAGAACCAGTTGAAGGCATCGTCGACCACCCCGCCGTAAAAGCCGGACAGCGCCCCGAACAAGGTGCCCAGCGCCACCGCCACGAAGGCCGCGACCAGGCCGACCACGATCGAGGTCTGGCCGCCCTTGATGGTTTTCTTGATGACGTCGTGGCCCCATTTGTCGGCGCCGAACGGCAGCGTGGTGCGTTTGGGCTTTTGCACCGCGCGCCCCTCTCGCGCCAATTGCGCCTTGAGCACGGCGATGTCGCCGGCCAGCGGATCGAAGGCGTTCGGCGGGGCCGGCCGTTGCGGCTGTGCCAGCGCGGCCAGCGCCGGGTCGGGGCCGATGAAGCTCGGCGGCGCGTAGTTGACGGCGACCTCGTCTTCCCAGTCGGCCGCGACCAGCCCAGTCGC
This genomic stretch from Massilia sp. 9096 harbors:
- a CDS encoding Gfo/Idh/MocA family protein, yielding MKHSQPPRRDFLRYMGTLALSAPAVAAANDQDKVTFPPIYDKSEKPEQTEPPADPWNERVGVAIVGLGRISVNEMLPAFAQSKHAKPVALVTGDRAKGLKIAHQYNIPEANVLDYRDFEKLAQIPDVQAVYIALPNGMHAEYTTRAARAGKHVLCEKPMANSVAECQQMIDACKKAARS
- a CDS encoding ABC transporter permease, coding for MASIVLILGLTGWTGPYRLIRAEYIKHKAREYVMAADAIGASDWRKMFSHILPNVSHVALVQMSILVVGFIKAEVILSFLGFGVPVGTVSWGSMLNEAQNELILGKWWQLTPPPLRWRCW